The proteins below come from a single Acaryochloris sp. CCMEE 5410 genomic window:
- a CDS encoding FAD-binding oxidoreductase, translating to MVSQKIFSLAHQVSEMGIPFDRDAAVLAAASTDFGHLIQGQSQLVVQPRQGEDVVALMQKANRYQLPITLRGKGCSQNGQSISPRGMTLDTSRLDDIRYSKALPQQVTCGAGATWRQLVAMLKPHQCLPCMMPLNLNLTVGGTLSAGGFGANSHRYGPAIANVIALEVVTGAGERLWCSPDKHPDLYAAVLGGQGRCAVILSATLATRPIKPQIRTYFLVYEDLETWIRDQHQLCDRIDYLEGFCSANMQGLQKTPTGRRPLVQWLWGLHVSVEFDPATPPQQEQVLAGLHYHKLLYIEDDDTADYAARYDLRFQSMQASGAWQQLHPWFDCLLPVSTATEIIPQILEILPPCFGDGHRVLWVAERPTPRFLMKPEQAFLFAVLPTGIPLSLKTQALTALEQAHQLVIEAGGKRYLSGWLGETNPDFWSQHFGPHWRAWQQAKAAFDPNHVLCSKLFP from the coding sequence ATGGTTAGCCAGAAAATATTTTCGTTGGCTCATCAAGTTAGTGAAATGGGCATCCCATTCGATCGGGATGCCGCAGTATTGGCGGCCGCAAGTACGGATTTTGGTCACCTTATTCAGGGGCAGTCGCAGTTAGTCGTTCAACCTCGACAGGGAGAAGATGTTGTGGCCTTGATGCAAAAGGCCAATCGATATCAGTTGCCGATCACTCTAAGGGGCAAAGGGTGTAGCCAAAATGGGCAGTCCATCAGTCCCAGGGGTATGACTTTAGATACGTCGCGACTAGATGATATTCGCTACTCTAAAGCGTTGCCGCAGCAGGTGACCTGTGGTGCAGGTGCGACCTGGCGACAACTGGTTGCGATGCTGAAGCCCCATCAATGTCTACCTTGTATGATGCCGCTCAATCTCAATCTGACCGTAGGGGGTACGCTATCGGCGGGAGGATTTGGAGCTAATAGCCATCGGTATGGTCCTGCGATCGCAAATGTAATCGCCCTAGAAGTGGTGACGGGTGCAGGAGAACGACTTTGGTGTTCTCCTGATAAACACCCAGATCTTTATGCTGCAGTCCTGGGGGGGCAGGGACGATGTGCAGTCATCCTATCGGCCACCCTAGCCACGCGACCGATTAAGCCGCAGATACGCACCTATTTTTTGGTCTACGAAGATCTGGAAACCTGGATCAGGGACCAGCATCAGTTGTGCGATCGCATCGATTACCTAGAAGGATTTTGCTCTGCAAATATGCAGGGCTTACAGAAAACGCCGACAGGTCGACGTCCTCTAGTGCAGTGGTTGTGGGGGCTACATGTCAGCGTAGAGTTTGATCCGGCAACGCCACCCCAGCAAGAACAGGTATTAGCAGGCTTGCATTACCACAAGCTCCTCTATATCGAAGATGACGATACGGCTGATTATGCCGCTCGCTATGATCTGCGGTTTCAATCCATGCAGGCCAGCGGGGCCTGGCAACAGCTGCATCCCTGGTTTGACTGTCTATTGCCCGTAAGTACGGCAACAGAGATCATCCCTCAAATTCTAGAGATTTTGCCCCCCTGCTTTGGCGATGGTCATCGCGTGCTGTGGGTTGCTGAACGACCAACCCCTCGTTTTCTAATGAAACCTGAACAAGCCTTTCTATTTGCCGTATTGCCGACAGGCATTCCCCTTTCGTTAAAGACTCAAGCATTGACGGCACTAGAACAAGCCCATCAGTTAGTGATAGAAGCAGGCGGCAAACGCTATTTATCCGGATGGTTGGGAGAGACTAACCCTGACTTTTGGTCTCAACACTTTGGACCTCATTGGCGAGCGTGGCAGCAGGCTAAAGCCGCCTTCGACCCCAATCATGTCCTTTGCTCTAAGCTATTTCCCTAG
- a CDS encoding DUF423 domain-containing protein → MAKIFLLAGAAFGGLSVAAGAFASHALKAQLSEKSQQIFETGTKYQMYHALALILVSLLLSRAEGGEGLLTLAGYAFIAGIVLFSGSLYGLSLSEIKWFGPITPLGGVAFLVGWGCIAIAALKSSPIS, encoded by the coding sequence ATGGCGAAAATATTCCTATTGGCTGGTGCCGCTTTCGGTGGCCTTTCAGTGGCGGCTGGGGCTTTTGCCTCCCATGCTCTCAAAGCCCAACTTAGTGAAAAATCACAACAGATTTTTGAGACTGGCACTAAGTATCAGATGTATCATGCTCTCGCTCTGATCCTGGTATCACTGCTGTTGAGTCGGGCAGAAGGAGGAGAAGGGTTACTGACCCTGGCAGGCTATGCCTTTATTGCCGGTATCGTTCTATTTTCTGGCAGCCTCTATGGATTGAGCCTATCTGAGATCAAGTGGTTTGGTCCTATTACCCCATTAGGAGGTGTTGCCTTTTTAGTCGGGTGGGGATGCATTGCGATCGCAGCCTTAAAATCATCTCCTATCAGCTAG
- a CDS encoding GNAT family N-acetyltransferase translates to MNGTDPSSFPSSMSTSPPYVLRPAQAQDKWAIQQMLWQFTWDEGIELDVRLFSFAFFRLGLVGLALWLQIYWRQSTTMVDVQFILAIANVATAGLGLYLASLVMGQLIMRFFGVVFNWSRFQVIEQEGTLAGCALLNAYNSHSELAYVFVQSQFRHQGWGSQIVQTLIQESDKDVYLACKPQVVPFYERQGFTVQSWRDLPPGVKRCFRIFRPHPRLWGFKLNFMQWDIAPTAIAPESVAVETSHLSESTPHS, encoded by the coding sequence ATGAATGGAACAGACCCTTCCTCTTTTCCTAGCTCCATGTCAACGTCTCCTCCTTATGTGCTGCGTCCCGCCCAAGCCCAAGATAAATGGGCCATCCAACAAATGCTTTGGCAATTCACCTGGGATGAAGGCATTGAGCTAGATGTGCGACTCTTTAGCTTTGCCTTTTTCCGTTTAGGGTTGGTGGGGCTGGCATTGTGGTTACAAATCTACTGGCGTCAATCGACAACGATGGTCGATGTGCAGTTTATTTTGGCCATCGCGAATGTGGCGACAGCGGGGCTGGGCTTGTACCTCGCCAGTCTAGTGATGGGTCAGTTGATAATGCGATTTTTCGGGGTTGTCTTTAACTGGTCTCGATTTCAGGTGATTGAGCAAGAGGGAACCTTAGCCGGCTGTGCACTACTCAATGCCTATAACAGCCATAGTGAGTTGGCTTATGTCTTTGTCCAATCTCAATTCCGTCATCAGGGGTGGGGATCTCAAATCGTCCAAACCCTGATCCAGGAATCTGATAAAGATGTGTATCTTGCCTGTAAACCTCAGGTGGTGCCTTTTTATGAACGGCAAGGATTTACTGTGCAGTCCTGGCGCGATCTCCCTCCTGGTGTCAAACGCTGTTTCCGCATCTTCCGTCCCCATCCTCGGTTATGGGGATTTAAGTTGAACTTTATGCAATGGGACATTGCACCGACAGCCATAGCACCTGAATCAGTTGCTGTGGAAACCTCTCACCTATCAGAATCTACCCCCCACTCATAA
- a CDS encoding Rpn family recombination-promoting nuclease/putative transposase: MFDSTCKFLAESFSSDFASWLLGEPISLTELSPTELSLEPIRADSLILLQSDDIVLQIEFQTEPDPNMAFRLADYRLRVYRRFPQKDMKQVVVYLTPSNSEYVYQTAFDIPGTRHEFEAIRLWEQPTQPFLESIGLLPLAVLTNTSDQAQTLRQVAGYIDAVPDARVQSNVAASAGILAGLTLEKDFINQVLRKEIMQQSVIYQEWKEELLQEGWEAGCQEGRQEGRQEGRQEGRQEGRQEGEQSLILRQLARRIGEVPPAARLSIQALSLDQLEALGEALLDFTEPADLVNWLQKNQAV; the protein is encoded by the coding sequence ATGTTTGATTCTACCTGTAAGTTCCTTGCAGAAAGCTTTTCCAGTGATTTCGCCTCCTGGCTACTCGGTGAACCCATCTCCCTGACAGAACTTAGTCCAACGGAATTATCCCTAGAGCCGATTCGGGCCGACTCGCTTATTTTGCTGCAATCAGATGACATCGTCTTACAGATTGAGTTTCAGACCGAGCCAGATCCAAACATGGCCTTTCGACTCGCAGATTACCGCCTGCGGGTCTACCGCCGCTTTCCCCAGAAAGACATGAAGCAAGTGGTGGTGTATTTAACCCCCTCTAACTCCGAATATGTTTACCAGACAGCCTTTGATATTCCGGGAACTCGTCATGAATTTGAGGCGATCCGCCTCTGGGAACAGCCCACTCAACCTTTTTTGGAATCAATCGGTTTACTGCCACTGGCTGTCCTCACCAACACTTCAGACCAAGCCCAAACCCTGCGACAGGTCGCTGGATATATTGATGCTGTCCCAGATGCGCGAGTTCAAAGCAATGTGGCTGCGTCAGCAGGGATTCTGGCTGGGTTAACATTGGAGAAAGACTTCATTAATCAGGTTCTGCGGAAAGAGATCATGCAGCAATCAGTTATCTATCAAGAGTGGAAGGAAGAACTTCTCCAGGAAGGTTGGGAAGCCGGTTGCCAGGAAGGTCGCCAGGAAGGTCGCCAGGAAGGTCGCCAGGAAGGTCGCCAGGAAGGTCGCCAGGAAGGTGAACAATCCCTGATCCTCCGTCAACTCGCTCGCCGCATCGGTGAGGTGCCCCCAGCGGCGAGATTGTCCATCCAAGCTCTATCCCTCGACCAACTCGAAGCCCTTGGTGAGGCGCTGCTCGACTTTACTGAACCCGCAGACCTTGTGAACTGGTTACAGAAAAATCAAGCGGTTTGA
- a CDS encoding S-layer homology domain-containing protein has protein sequence MMTPSHQWKSSTAALLSLGLSTALVSPFLVQSTVLAQTRFSDTQGHWAQSCIQSLAQRNIINGYPNGEFRPNAPVTRAEYATMVVNAFPNADRSRSARSFTDVRSNFWAANAIRTASQTGFLTGYPSGEFRPAQQIPRTQVLVSLNNGLGYSPTGSINATLGNTYADASAIPNYARGAIASATQRQLVVNYPDIRYLNPNSRATRAEVAAFLCQALKNPQQASLISGNYIAGSPAEGLQARTDIPVVYDVAKKVIVSPQETAPLTVKATEDIKDNRGNTVIPKGSSILGELQPQGGGTQFVAREVVIDGNSYPLEASSEIITRTVSARDPNLLALARNAVLGAGAAAGLSTVIGDGTITAEKVLTGAAVGTAIETNRNRPWQSVARDSALGAAAAAGLSAVIGDRTITAEKILAGAASGATIGGVIDPALQEVIVIDSQTDLNLQLERPFSLS, from the coding sequence ATGATGACACCCTCACACCAATGGAAATCTTCAACGGCTGCGCTTTTGAGTTTGGGTCTCTCTACCGCTCTGGTTAGTCCCTTCCTAGTTCAATCCACTGTCCTTGCCCAAACTCGCTTTTCAGATACGCAAGGGCATTGGGCTCAAAGCTGTATTCAGTCCCTGGCCCAGCGCAACATTATCAATGGCTATCCCAATGGAGAGTTTCGCCCCAATGCTCCGGTGACTCGAGCCGAGTACGCAACAATGGTTGTCAATGCGTTTCCCAATGCAGATCGAAGCCGCAGTGCTCGTTCCTTTACAGATGTTCGGTCTAACTTTTGGGCAGCCAATGCGATTCGGACCGCCTCCCAAACAGGATTTCTGACGGGATATCCCAGTGGTGAGTTTCGGCCTGCTCAGCAAATTCCTCGAACTCAGGTGTTGGTTTCTCTCAATAACGGCTTAGGGTACTCCCCCACAGGATCCATTAATGCCACCCTCGGCAACACCTATGCCGATGCCAGTGCGATACCAAATTATGCACGAGGTGCGATCGCATCCGCAACCCAACGCCAGCTTGTTGTCAACTATCCTGATATCCGCTATCTGAATCCCAACAGCCGAGCCACTCGCGCTGAAGTGGCTGCCTTCCTTTGCCAAGCCCTGAAAAACCCTCAACAAGCCTCTCTTATTTCTGGGAACTACATTGCTGGTTCCCCAGCAGAAGGCCTACAAGCCAGAACCGATATTCCAGTTGTCTACGATGTCGCCAAGAAAGTGATTGTCTCTCCCCAAGAGACAGCTCCTTTAACCGTCAAAGCCACCGAAGATATCAAAGATAATCGGGGAAATACAGTTATTCCTAAAGGCAGCTCTATTCTGGGAGAACTTCAGCCTCAAGGGGGTGGCACTCAATTTGTAGCCCGTGAGGTCGTGATTGATGGCAACTCCTACCCATTAGAAGCTTCGTCTGAAATTATTACCCGCACCGTGAGTGCCCGCGATCCGAATTTATTAGCCCTAGCCCGCAATGCTGTATTAGGGGCTGGCGCGGCAGCTGGACTGTCCACTGTCATTGGTGATGGCACCATCACGGCGGAAAAAGTACTGACTGGAGCCGCTGTGGGAACGGCGATTGAAACCAATCGGAATCGTCCATGGCAATCGGTGGCGAGAGACTCTGCCCTAGGAGCCGCAGCAGCGGCTGGCTTATCCGCCGTTATTGGTGATCGCACCATTACAGCCGAAAAAATTCTGGCCGGGGCCGCTTCTGGGGCCACTATTGGTGGTGTGATTGATCCAGCCCTACAGGAAGTGATTGTGATTGATTCACAAACTGACCTCAACCTACAGCTAGAGCGCCCCTTTAGCTTGAGCTAG
- a CDS encoding GNAT family N-acetyltransferase, which translates to MSDSEQIQIRVSMPADYAAIASIYNEAIATGSITFDTRQFEASDIQAWVNKFCDRECLLVIERQQQVLGWGIVKQYSDRPGYRVCCETSIYLTFAEKGQGLGKMMQTALLQKVVELGYHHVVVKIVATNDDSIAFHKRFGFEMVGVQKEVGHVADRWQDVAIMQLILPQVPPHSS; encoded by the coding sequence ATGTCAGACTCAGAGCAGATTCAGATTCGAGTAAGTATGCCAGCAGATTATGCTGCGATCGCATCTATATACAATGAAGCGATCGCAACAGGCAGTATCACCTTCGATACTCGTCAATTCGAAGCGTCAGATATTCAAGCCTGGGTGAATAAATTTTGCGATCGCGAATGTCTGTTGGTCATTGAGCGTCAGCAGCAGGTTCTAGGCTGGGGCATTGTCAAACAATATAGCGATCGCCCAGGATATCGGGTCTGTTGCGAAACATCGATTTATCTGACCTTTGCGGAAAAGGGCCAGGGGTTAGGAAAAATGATGCAAACGGCTCTCCTGCAAAAGGTGGTTGAGCTAGGCTATCACCACGTAGTCGTAAAAATTGTCGCAACTAATGATGACAGCATTGCCTTCCACAAACGCTTTGGGTTTGAAATGGTCGGCGTGCAAAAAGAGGTTGGTCATGTTGCCGATCGCTGGCAAGATGTTGCAATCATGCAGCTTATTTTGCCCCAAGTTCCACCCCACTCATCTTGA
- a CDS encoding pentapeptide repeat-containing protein, with the protein MTAEELLERYAAGERDFSGINLEGADLSGHELQGIILRGANLRKVDLRDSDLSGYLNTPNPMLPTDL; encoded by the coding sequence ATGACTGCTGAGGAATTGTTGGAGCGTTATGCTGCTGGGGAGCGAGATTTCAGTGGTATCAACCTTGAGGGCGCTGATTTGAGTGGACATGAACTGCAAGGGATTATTCTAAGAGGAGCCAACTTGAGGAAAGTAGATTTGAGAGACAGTGATCTTAGCGGGTACTTGAACACTCCTAACCCTATGCTTCCCACTGATTTGTGA
- the modB gene encoding molybdate ABC transporter permease subunit: MNIAPLWTSLRIAAIATGITFISGVAMAYAMHRYRGNGRAVMESILLIPLVLPPTVLGFMLLFLLGTQGPIGRLLTPFGLNPVFTWYAAVITATVVSFPLQYKTALGAFQQLDPNLPAAARTLGASEWTVFRQVILPLAGPGILAGTSLAFARALGEFGATLMLAGNIPGQTQTIPIAIYFAVEGGAVEEALIWCSITLFVSLGCLVGVNLWLNQKPRCLKFRRRRPLRPKLPSGVSFPPTKQGLWVDLQKRVAGFQLDISFHTQETTLGVLGASGAGKSMLLRCIAGIETPDRGRIVLNGRVLFDSAQGINIPSCDRNIGILFQNYALFPHLTAAENIAFALSAGRSLNTTEVTSHLAPLQLADYGHRLPQELSGGQQQRVALARALASQPQLLLFDEPFSALDTHLRNQIEKGMVSRLSTFDGMTLWVTHNVEEAYRLCDQLMVVEQGKSSTLRPKHQILEQPETLSIAQLTGCKNFSRIQQIGPEEVFALDWQCPLQTLEPIQPHHSQIGIRAHQIRFLDLEAPVTSTSNTFPGWLAMTRETPHRMTLYLKLHSPPTHAEDYYLQAEVFKDKWQQLKNLPFPWSIALDPMRILLLRE, from the coding sequence GTGAACATTGCCCCCCTGTGGACCTCTTTAAGGATTGCTGCGATCGCAACAGGTATCACTTTTATCTCGGGGGTGGCAATGGCCTATGCCATGCACCGCTATCGGGGCAATGGCAGAGCGGTGATGGAGAGTATCCTCCTGATCCCTTTGGTTTTACCCCCCACCGTGTTGGGGTTTATGCTCCTCTTTCTTCTGGGGACTCAAGGTCCCATCGGTCGGCTCTTAACCCCTTTTGGATTGAACCCTGTATTTACTTGGTATGCTGCTGTGATTACGGCAACGGTCGTGTCTTTCCCTTTGCAATACAAAACCGCCTTAGGGGCGTTCCAGCAGCTCGATCCCAATCTGCCAGCGGCGGCTCGCACGTTGGGGGCGTCCGAATGGACCGTATTTCGACAAGTGATCTTACCCTTGGCGGGGCCAGGCATATTGGCCGGTACAAGTCTGGCCTTTGCCCGAGCCCTGGGGGAATTTGGCGCTACCCTGATGTTGGCGGGGAATATTCCAGGGCAGACTCAAACCATTCCAATAGCCATTTATTTTGCCGTTGAAGGTGGGGCCGTTGAGGAAGCGTTGATTTGGTGCAGCATCACCCTCTTTGTCAGTTTAGGATGCCTGGTGGGGGTGAATCTATGGCTCAATCAAAAACCTCGCTGTCTAAAGTTCCGTCGTCGTCGCCCTTTGAGACCCAAATTACCTTCAGGTGTGTCCTTTCCTCCTACTAAACAGGGGCTATGGGTTGATTTGCAAAAGCGAGTGGCTGGATTCCAGCTGGATATCTCCTTCCACACCCAAGAAACGACTTTGGGGGTGTTGGGAGCGTCAGGGGCTGGAAAAAGTATGCTCCTTCGCTGTATTGCTGGCATTGAGACTCCTGATCGGGGCAGGATTGTTCTGAATGGTCGAGTGCTGTTTGATTCTGCGCAGGGTATTAATATACCGAGTTGCGATCGCAACATTGGCATCCTGTTCCAAAACTATGCCCTGTTCCCCCATCTCACCGCCGCTGAGAATATTGCCTTTGCCTTATCAGCAGGGCGGTCGTTAAATACGACTGAAGTGACATCCCACTTAGCCCCGCTGCAGTTGGCTGACTACGGCCACCGCTTGCCCCAAGAGTTATCTGGAGGACAGCAACAGCGGGTAGCCCTTGCGAGGGCCTTAGCAAGTCAGCCCCAACTCTTGCTGTTTGATGAACCCTTCTCAGCCTTAGATACCCACCTTCGCAACCAGATCGAGAAAGGGATGGTATCTCGTCTATCTACCTTTGATGGCATGACCCTGTGGGTGACCCACAATGTGGAAGAAGCCTATCGACTCTGTGATCAGTTGATGGTGGTGGAGCAGGGGAAATCATCTACCTTACGCCCCAAGCATCAAATCCTAGAACAGCCCGAAACCCTCAGTATTGCCCAACTGACGGGCTGTAAAAACTTCTCCCGCATCCAGCAGATCGGCCCAGAAGAGGTATTTGCCCTGGACTGGCAGTGCCCCCTACAAACCCTGGAGCCAATTCAGCCCCACCATTCCCAAATCGGTATTCGAGCCCATCAAATTCGGTTTTTAGATTTAGAAGCACCCGTGACTTCAACTAGTAATACCTTTCCAGGCTGGCTAGCGATGACCCGGGAAACCCCTCACCGGATGACCCTCTATTTAAAGCTCCATTCGCCCCCCACTCACGCAGAAGATTACTATCTTCAGGCTGAAGTATTCAAAGATAAATGGCAACAGCTCAAAAACCTGCCTTTTCCCTGGTCCATTGCCCTTGACCCCATGCGAATTTTATTACTTCGGGAGTAG
- the modA gene encoding molybdate ABC transporter substrate-binding protein, whose amino-acid sequence MVKLPVPQLIVSLGGLILGGCQLLPQTRQLRVSAASSLRTVLQTLEPEFEKAYPQVDLTFNFAASGVLQRQIEQGAPVDVFFSAAPQPINRLLEQQLITQDSHRSVVTNQLALIVPEQSQMSLTGFQQLTSPQVKKIMVGERASVPAGQYAQEVFTTLDLSQQLQAKLIFTNNVRGVLAAVASANVDAGIVYATDVRQSDQVKQVALAPAQSHSPIVYPIAIVAASSQPQVAQSFIDFLSTPEAQDRFIQAGFGLVPKD is encoded by the coding sequence ATGGTGAAACTTCCCGTCCCACAACTGATAGTCAGCCTAGGGGGGTTGATACTGGGGGGATGTCAGCTTCTCCCTCAAACCCGCCAGCTCAGGGTATCTGCAGCTTCCAGTCTGCGAACCGTTTTACAAACCCTAGAACCCGAATTTGAGAAGGCATATCCCCAGGTGGATCTCACCTTTAATTTTGCGGCCTCGGGGGTCTTACAGCGCCAAATAGAGCAAGGGGCACCTGTGGATGTGTTCTTTTCCGCTGCGCCTCAACCCATCAATCGTCTGCTGGAACAGCAGCTTATTACCCAAGACTCCCATCGGTCTGTGGTTACGAACCAACTTGCTCTAATTGTGCCTGAGCAGTCTCAGATGTCTCTGACTGGGTTTCAGCAGTTAACGTCCCCCCAAGTCAAAAAAATTATGGTGGGGGAACGAGCGAGTGTGCCTGCGGGACAATATGCCCAAGAAGTGTTTACGACACTCGATTTATCTCAACAGCTTCAGGCTAAGCTGATTTTTACTAATAACGTGCGTGGGGTTCTGGCGGCGGTGGCCAGTGCCAATGTGGATGCCGGTATTGTCTACGCCACGGATGTGCGCCAGTCCGACCAGGTGAAGCAGGTGGCCCTTGCTCCGGCCCAAAGCCATTCTCCCATTGTGTATCCGATTGCAATTGTGGCTGCAAGTTCCCAGCCCCAGGTGGCTCAATCTTTTATCGATTTTTTATCCACGCCTGAAGCGCAAGATCGCTTCATCCAGGCTGGATTTGGTTTAGTGCCGAAGGATTGA
- a CDS encoding DUF3134 family protein has translation MYNPSLTEENRNQVSPVIAPRKNTSLYDWLEENGRFRQNDDSDFDWSTDDEELLSEYSSSNEEASYVPKAA, from the coding sequence ATGTATAATCCCTCTTTGACAGAAGAAAACCGTAATCAGGTTAGCCCCGTAATTGCACCTCGCAAAAATACGTCTCTATATGACTGGTTAGAAGAGAATGGTCGCTTCCGCCAAAACGACGACTCCGATTTCGACTGGTCTACGGACGATGAAGAGCTGCTTTCGGAATATTCCAGCAGCAACGAAGAAGCAAGCTATGTCCCCAAGGCTGCATAA
- a CDS encoding NUDIX domain-containing protein, whose product MPLSEQPNSPGQVPHYHEPERTYQADLDARLPTEVFSQALDHLVITCVDLVFTHQCQVLLAKRCTYPQKSWWVIGGRMIAGESPLQAAQRKAKEEAGLAIATDRFQFVGVYSTCFAHRQQAPQDRGLHSLNLTYLVALTDSERPLLCLDPKEYQEWQWYSHREATLQLKASQVMDQLLLSLLDRINSMGSTSGKIS is encoded by the coding sequence ATGCCCTTATCAGAGCAACCTAACTCTCCTGGTCAGGTGCCCCATTATCATGAGCCAGAACGCACTTATCAAGCTGATCTTGATGCCAGATTACCAACAGAGGTCTTTAGCCAAGCTCTGGATCATTTGGTCATTACCTGTGTTGATTTAGTCTTTACCCATCAATGCCAGGTGTTATTAGCGAAGCGCTGCACCTATCCGCAAAAATCTTGGTGGGTGATTGGCGGACGTATGATCGCTGGAGAGTCCCCCTTGCAAGCTGCCCAGCGGAAAGCGAAGGAAGAAGCAGGACTTGCGATCGCAACCGATCGATTCCAGTTTGTGGGCGTCTATTCCACCTGTTTTGCCCATCGGCAGCAAGCCCCCCAAGATCGGGGCTTACACAGCCTCAATCTCACCTATTTAGTCGCTTTGACTGATTCAGAGAGGCCACTCCTTTGCCTTGATCCGAAGGAGTATCAAGAGTGGCAATGGTACTCTCATCGTGAAGCTACCTTGCAACTCAAGGCTTCCCAGGTGATGGATCAACTGCTATTGAGCCTGTTGGATCGCATCAATTCTATGGGAAGCACATCTGGCAAGATCAGTTGA